From Hyla sarda isolate aHylSar1 chromosome 5, aHylSar1.hap1, whole genome shotgun sequence, a single genomic window includes:
- the GEM gene encoding GTP-binding protein GEM, whose translation MTLNVTIRRNSTTVQNQQRWSIPVDGRNIHAQKNPNVHLNRNYTINHAVRPEEYYRRSWSSDSSDSVISSESGNTYYRVVLIGEHGVGKSTLASIFAGVPDTLDSDMLGENTYERTLMVDGESATLILIDMWENKSQDNWIHDHCMQVGDAYLIVYSITDRASFEKASELRIQLRRARQTEDIPIILVGNKSDLVRCREVSISEGRACAVVFDCKFIETSAAVQHNVKELFEGIVRQVRLRRDSKEKNEKRLAYQKRRESIPKKARRFWGKIVAKKNKNMAFKLKSKSCHDLNVL comes from the exons ATGACACTCAACGTGACAATTCGGCGCAACAGCACAACAGTGCAGAACCAGCAACGTTGGAGCATTCCGGTTGATGGAAGGAACATACATGCCCAAAAAAATCCCAATGTCCACCTTAATAGAAACTACACCATTAATCACGCAGTGAGGCCGGAGGAGTACTACAGACGCAGCTGGTCCTCAGACTCATCAGACTCCGTCATCTCCTCTGAATCTGGCAATACTTACTACCGTGTGGTGCTCATCGGGGAGCATGGTGTTGGCAAGTCTACCTTGGCCAGCATATTCGCCGGTGTGCCTGATACTCTGGACAGCGACATGTTGGGAG AGAACACCTATGAGAGAACATTGATGGTAGACGGAGAAAGTGCAACACTGATCCTGATAGACATGTGGGAGAATAAG AGTCAGGACAACTGGATCCACGATCACTGCATGCAGGTCGGAGATGCCTACTTGATCGTATATTCCATCACAGATAGAGCCAGCTTTGAAAAAGCCTCCGAGCTTCGTATACAGCTGCGCCGGGCACGGCAGACAGAAGACATTCCTATCATACTTGTGGGCAACAAGAGCGACCTGGTTCGGTGCCGAGAAGTCTCCATATCAG AGGGGAGGGCCTGCGCTGTGGTCTTCGACTGCAAATTCATCGAAACGTCGGCTGCCGTCCAGCACAACGTGAAGGAACTGTTCGAAGGGATTGTGAGACAGGTCCGTTTAAGGAGGGACAGTAAGGAAAAGAATGAAAAGAGGCTGGCTTACCAGAAAAGGAGAGAAAGTATCCCAAAGAAGGCCAGAAGGTTCTGGGGGAAGATTGtggccaaaaaaaacaaaaacatggcttTCAAGCTAAAGTCCAAATCTTGCCATGACCTTAACGTACTATAG